In Camelus dromedarius isolate mCamDro1 chromosome 16, mCamDro1.pat, whole genome shotgun sequence, the genomic stretch TTTGTGACTagcagtatgtatgtatgtatgtatgtatgtatgtatgtatgtatttatcttaAAAGTATACTtgattttacaatattgtattagtttcaggtgtttagcaaaatgattcagttatatatatatttcaggttatttttcattataggttttctaagatattgaatatagttctgtgttATTTGgtaaattcttgttgcttatctatttatgtatagcagtttgtatcagttaatcccatactcctaatttatctctctccctgcctccatttcccctttggtaaccataagtttattttctatgtctgtgagtctgtttctgttttgtatataagttcatttgtattaatttttagattccatatagaaatgatatcatataatacttgtctttctctttcttcacatAGTATGATatcctctaagtccatccatgttgctgcaaatagtaacatttcatgcttttttatggctgagtaatatcccattatatatatttatatatatataaaaaaaccacatcttctttaaccaatccaatcatctgttgctgggcacttgggctgtttccatgtcttggctactataaatagtgcGAGCAGTGCTTTCTTAAACAAATAACACAGAGCCCTTCACAAGGCTAGTTTCAATATTTCACAAGAACTTCACTGCTGTGGACCTAGTTATCAAAATATTTGTCCAAGACAGTCTGCCTTAGGGCAAAAGGTGACTGCCCTTCGCACTTCTGCAGCTCAAGCAGGTTAAGAAAATCATTAATGCTGTAATTCTCACAGAAGCCCCACCGATCTTACTATCCTTTGAGGTGAGCCACAACatttcttggattagaagaatataaggagatatatatatttgtttaaaactaACATAAGTTAGCATAGAAGAAATAGAGAAGCTTCTTAGTTCATTTTGCAAAGGTTGTAAAGCTCCATTGCCAAAACCAAAGGAGACATAATCATGTCACAGATTACTCTCACTCACGAAAAAATGCAAAACTCTTAACTAAGCCTATAAAATCTTTATGAACTGAATCTAGTTGGATAGTGAAAgaatatacacaataaatatgtcTTATATCAGGAATATAGGACCTAACTACATAAAAGTATATGATAAAGGTGGCATTTCATATAGGGGGGAGAAAAGATTGATTACCTCATAAAGAGTGCTTAGAAAATTGGCTCACcactggaaagaaggaaaaaagatgctttcttcctcctactttacattaaaaaaaatcagattaaaaaattcaaattaaatcatAAACTGCAAGTAGAAAAAACAGATGATTatgcttataattttctttttttaacagaggtactggtgattgaacccaggacctcgcgtatgctaagcacacactttaccactgagctatatcccgaCTCCCCCATGCTTataattttggaagaaaagaaagactttctAAGCATGTTACTGAAGTAAGAGTTAAACACAAACTTTGCATATACATGacctcaataaaatagaaaacctcATAAAGTTTAAATACACATGACAAAGTGGGAAGGTATCTGCAATATACAGATTAGGCAAATAGCCTGTATGATAGAATAGGCGCACGTGAGAGAGTTGGCAGCATATGGATTTTGGGTTTTCATGTCAGACAAAACTGAGCAGAATGGTTGGCCTATGGTAAGTGCAATAAAGATTAGTTATTGTTTCTGATAATAAAAACATTGACCTATtacaaatacatatttcaaattaaaagtaGCCTAGTTAAaaagtgggaaaggataaacacccatgttcacagtagcattactCACAGTAGACCAAAGGTAAGAGCTACTCAAGTGCCTATTCACAGaagaatgggtaaacaaaatgtgttatatacatacaatggaatattattcaacctttaaaagtaaggaaattctgatacatgctataacatgaatgaaccttgaagacattacactaagtgaaataaaccagtcataaaaagaaaaatactgtatgattccatttgtacaAAGTATCAAGAATCGTCAAACTCATGCAAAGTAGAATGGCTCGTCagtggctgggggcaggggaaatggtgagttgttgtttaatgggtatagagttctaggtttgcaagataaaaaagTCCTGGACATCgattgtacaacattgtgaatataattaacaatactgaACCTTACACTTAgagatggttaagatggtaaattttttgttatgtgtattttgccactattaagaattaaaaatgggaaaaagagataAATGAGATAGTTACAATGATAAAATATACTTGGccaataaaattatatgaaaagacTTTTAAACTTTCTTAGTCATAAAAGATAATAACCATTTAAAgtcaattatgcctcaaaaaaaaagaaaaaaaataaccatttAAAGACTGCTAAGGGCCAGTGCTAGGGTGGAGGCAGGAAAATCAGCCCTCATCCACTATTAGTAGGAGTGTAAGTGGTGCAAACATTTGGCATTaagattcaaaatgaaaatgtacatgCTTTTTGACCAAGGAATTCTACTACCAGAAATGTATGGAGAGAGGGGGGGCATACAGGGAAACATTCGAATAAGCCAGCTTCAGAGCACATCCTACCTCATCACagcagaaaactagaaataattcAACTGTCCAATTACAGGCCACTGATTAGAAAGATGGACCTAAGGACAGAATAGTATGCAAacattaaacttaatttttaagtaatttttaatcataaagagagagcttttgacaaaatattaagtgaaaaataagataTATACATTTCTTCACAATTTGATCACAACTATGAtaacaaatatatacattatatgaaTTTGTaggaagattaaaaataaatgaaaatgttaacattaTTATTTCTGAGTGAAACTGAGTCCCCCTAAAAACGAGTTCTTCTGCTGAGTTTATGATcaacctctctatccaaaactttattaCCTTTCTTGTCCTGCACCTGTTCCCCCTCAAGactgaggagtatcaaagaaaaggggggactGTAACTGAGCAAGACCCTATGGGGCCTTTATAGGACtgatccccccacccccccaccatgTCCTtcacctgcctcttgtttatagaaaaactttagcctcctaggccttcccagagttccaaagaacaaatttaatcagaaaagagaaaatacagaaacaaaagaaaacagtcaagcaagacaaaataataacagtttagccattaaacaaagtcaaggacctttattTAGTTTCTCAAGGGCTATGGATAATATTCTGAGTCATATCCTTGAGCTTTTTGCAGATTCTGAAACCCctaccaggtggaagaagttaactacatgCTAACCAGGAGCACACAGACCCCAGACAGGTTGGAACCAGAAGAATGGCAGTGTTTTTGCTCCCTATTACCTCCCCATCTACCAATCAGAAGAACGTCCATGAGCTGATCAAGCACCCCACAACCCTCTCTCTCACCCTGTCTTTAAGCCATcggggagtttgggtcttttgagcattaCCTGCCCACAGTCCTTGCTTGGCCTTgtaataaatgctgtactttccttcaccacaacccagtgtcagtagactGGCTTTACTGTGCACtgtgagcagacccaagtttcATTTGGTAACATGGGTTgaagaaaacatggaagcaacctaaattttcatcgacagatgaatagataaagtgtggtatatacatacaatggagtattactcagccatgaaaagaatgaaataatgccatttgcagcaacatggatggatctagagattatcatacaaagtgaagtaaatcagatgaagacaaatatcgtattatatcacttacatatggaatctaaaaaaatgatataaatgaacttatttactaaacagaaatagagtcacagacataaaaaaacaaatttatggttaccaaaggagaaaggggagggtgATAAATAAGGAATTTGGGGTTAAtggatacacattactatatataaaatatatacaaagacctcctgtatagcacagggaattatatttaatatcttgtaataacctagaatggaaaagaatctgaaaaagaatatatagatataggtataactgaatcactttgctatatacccgaaacactgtaaatcaactacaatttaaaaaataaaaccgaAAAGGTCTATGAATTAGTTTTACATTCCTTACATTTctggtattttatttgttttctacaAGTAGATACTTTCTACAAGAATATACTTTCCACCATATTTAAgagtacaaaacagaaaaaaaatagggAGAGAGGGGCCAGTCAATCATCTAACCATACATTCTTCTAACATATACTGAGCACCTCCTATAAACCATACACTGGGCTGGGGCCCTAGGAAAACAGCAATGAGTAAAATCCACCTGGTCCCTGTTCTACTGAGTCTTTCATTCTACTGGGGGACTCATGTGTTAAATAAATGATCACACAAAGACATTTGGTGCTATGAGAGCCTTAAGGTGGGAGATTTGACCTAGTCTTGAGGGGGGTTGTTAAAGGGACAGGTTCAGGGTCAGAGAAGGGGGTCAATGAATACTGAGATATGAGATAAATAGTTAATTAAGTGAAGCAGAGAGGCCATGTGCAAAGGCTTTGTTGTATGATGAGGTCTGGCACACACAGGAATTAAGGTCAGGGTGGCTGGCGTATAAAGAGCAAAGAGGAGAGACGGAAAGGTTGCAGCTAAAGAAGTAAACAGGAGCCAGAACATGCAAGGCTTCTTGTAAGTCTCCTTAAGAAATCTGGTCTTTATCCTAAGATCAAAATAGGGGGTTATGTGAACTGAAATACACTCTAGAAAGAACCCCCAGCCTGTAGCATGGGAGAACAGtctagaggggaggggaagacaaGATTCAGAGAGACCAGCTAAAAGGTCCTCGCAGTACCTGTAAGTGAAATGGTGACAGCTTGGCCTAGAGAAGGAGACATGAACATAATTGAGATATTTTAGGGAGAAAATTGATAGGGTTTGTGGATATACTGAATATGGAGAGTTAAAGGGAAGGAGGTGTGGAGGATGATTCCTAGGTTTCTGTTTTGTGCAGATGGAAGGATATTCAGAGGCAAGGAATGCCTGAAGAGGACAAAAGGTTTTAGGGGCTGAAGATAATGAGTTAGGTTTAAGATAGTTGGAGATTTAGCATTGTACTGTATGCATATTAGATATTTGCATCTGGAGGTCCGAGAACAGGTCagagttagaaaaataaatttacaaatcaCTGACGTATAAATAGTCACTGAACTGTGAATATGAATAAGATAGCAGAGAGAAAGATAGAGAATGGGAGAATCAGAGAGGAGAGAACAGAACAGGACAGTCAGTGAGAGGTCAGCAATAGGGCCTTAAAAGAGTTGTAACATTCATGCCCAGGTTATGGAGGACAAACTtggaagggagacagaaaagCCAGATGGGTAGGTAGTAAATCAGGAGTGTAGCATCTCAGAAGTCAAGTGAGAACAACATTTCAAGAGTTGGTGGACAACAAATATTTTGAGCTCCTATTTGGTATTAGGCCTTGTGCAATTTTGATATTGCTATTCCAAATATAAATGATTGAGGCCTTAAGATTTATCACAACCATCTCTAAAGCCAAGCCTGGATTCAGAGTTTTTCCTTAGTCCAAACAGCACTCATTTATCTTTCTTATGCCCAAATTCACTTGAACACGCAAGGTCACCATCTTTAAAACTTCCATGTTCTTaggctaaaagaaaataaacctctCCTCAGGTGTAACAGAAATATTCATATGATTTCTCCCCCACATCTCTAGAAAATAGCCCAGTTGAAGGAGACAGAGAGCTAGGGAACTGAAACTGGGACCTGTTGCCTAGagacttctttaaaatttaaaattaagttatagCTGACCCCAGAAAATGCTTCTGCTGAGTAATGGAAAAAGCTACTTTACGGAAACACAAAGCCCTCACatgatctgatttctttttccgTACTGTTTAAGGAGCCCACTTGCTTGCCTTGCTTGTTCAACCTAGCTTGACCACATTGTTTGAGGGTGCCTGATCATGTTTTTGCAGAGTGTTTGTTCCACAGAGCAGAACAAACTGGAAAGCAAGCAGGAAAAGGGCAGCCATTGAGAAGGAGACAAAAGAAGCCACAACAAAGAGGAATAAAAGGACCCAGCCGGGGACTCTAAAAGTGGGAGTTGTTATGTCAAGCCACCTGGGCTTACAGTTCCTCTGCTTGAGTGTCTTTCTACCCAAGTGTCAagtgtcttttcctcttttccttttatttgagcAGTAGAACAGCTTTCACTCTGCCCCTTTATCTCCActgtgaattctttcacagccagaAGACAAGAACCACTCTTCCGGGTTCTCCTCCTTTTAAGGGgcttccccatcccccaccccccagtgagcATGAAAATGTCTTGTTATATAAATACTTTATAGATATTGACAGCATATTGGTACCTCATTCCTATCCTTAGTATTATATCTAGACAATAACACAAGTCAGAAATGCAACACAAGTCAGAAATACTCAACAATAATCCTGATTGATTATAGGCTCCATGAGCCCACAGACTCTTTTGTTTGCCCTGTCAGCCTGCAAAACCTAGCAGTTAAATATTTAATCTTGCTTAAGTGATCCAATCTTAAATGTGTTAATTTTAAATGGGGACCCCAGGAAACTGTTCACAGGATTACTGTAAGGATcaagtcaaataaaataaaagaggtaaaagcatttttctttggCACCTTTCAACTGcaggtagttttttaaaaaaggctcaCAGCATTAGCATTCTGCTGAGCTAGGTGTTCAATAAGGCTTTATTCAACCAAATACAcatattagaatatttttaaatagagaaaaaatttaagatttaTGTACCTTTTCTGTGctaaatactttatatttattaatttaatctttCCCACAACCCCAAGAAATATTATCTTCcatttgcaggtgaggaaactgagtaaCTTGCTGAAAGTCCCACAGTTGGTAATATCCAGAGATGTGATACAAACCCAAATTTGTATGACTTCAAAGCTCATACCTGTTATGCTTGCTTCTCAAAATCCAGTATTCCCAAACCGAAGAGGACAGTAATAACATTCCCAGGAGGATTTGGAAGACTACTGAAGCATCCAGTTTGAACTGGATCTTTCTTCAAAGTCTCatgtttatcttaaaatttatttttatatttgcattttactcTACAATATATTAATGCTTATTtaatacaaaacattttaaatggctcACCACTTAAATTATTCAACTCTTCCCTCTCcaaagaaatatttgagaaaaactgACAGTATCGGAAAGTGTACCTTCCATAAAAATTTCACAGCTTTGTTCAGTTTCTGGCGCCTGGCCTCATAAAGCTGGATCCCAGTTTGAAAACCTGACTATAGAGCAAACTGCATAAAAGAAATCTTAAGAATGATGATGAAAGCAATAATTATTATAGCAAATCAAGGGTGAGAATAAGATACAAACAACACATAACAGTATAGCTACAGATAAGACTAGTTTCTTTACTCTCCACTGCCAATGAAACACAATTCTAAACACGACCGATTGCACTGAGTATGACCAAACTACCTGAAGAGCTATCCCTCAATGTGTTATATCATCTCTTCTTCACCCAAGAGCCTGGTTGCTTTATAAGCATAAACCTGAATTCTCCCTGTGGGAGGACATTTTTGTAACGCTCCCTGTAAGTCCAGATACGCAGAAATTAAGCAATGTACAGTGGCAAATCAACCGTATTTCCTACCAGATTTTCACTGCCCTACCGAATGAGGGAAAAATACTTTTCGaaatttccccccacccccaccccaagagcTGTCTCACAATTTGGAGGTAGGTGGGGGTAGAAAAAAAGGTGCTAGGTTTTAACTTCGGCTTCAAGAAACCTGTGCTCCGAGCTGCCGCGTTCTTGTTTTCCTCATGGCATGGCTGTGAGCATTTTAAATGTGTAGGATTTGCTAAGGTGGTCAACATGTTTCTTTCCTTAGATCTTACGTACTTAAAAGGCTCTGATTTGCAAAGTTTAAGGAGTTCTTTACAGCTGGGAAGAAAAGTCTAGAATAAAAATCGTAACCAAAAGGTAGGGAATGAGTTACTCCCTTACATACATTATACTCTTCTAGGCAAGAAAACCTTCCAAACCGCCTCTCAATTCCCTCAAAATTCTCTATTTTAGAAGTGGTCCCTTCCCAACTCTGTACCAGAACAGGAGCTCTTGCGTAGCCCAACTCCTCCCTCTGAGGACCGGGGGAGCCCAACCCACTGTGGGGACATTACTTGCTTACTTTTCCAGCTACTTCTGGGCAGGCCGTGAAGAACTAACAGTCTCAGAAACcaccatgttccgaactcgactCGCAGGAATACGTTGGTGGGTGCGGGGATTCGGCGCTGAGTGCGCCCCGTGGGTGTGGGGGGCTGACCCACAATCCCTTGCGAGGGCGAGGGCGGGAAAAGCGACGGGGGCAGGCAAGGGGGGCAGCCGCAAGGAGACTCAATACAGTGGAACCTTACAACGAGGATGGAGATTAATCTTTATTAATCTTGTTAGATACCCCAAACCAGTAACTGGCCAGTGAGTCTGTTACTCCCACTAGGGGAGATCATTCCTACTAACAACTCTGAGGCCTCCACCCAAGGGGTCAGGATGGAGGTGAGGAAAGTAGTACGACTCTGCATCTTGCCGTCTCCATCCATCTGTTTACTGTCAGGATGAACGTTTGATGTACAAACTCTAAATGGGGCTACGAAGAATCACAATGGAAACTGTGCCAACGTGTAAAAATTTAGTAGGCTTCCGCTGAGCGAAAAAGCCCAAGGCCTCGTGCAGCCAGGCTGCCGACCCCGCCCCTTCTGCCTTACGTCTGACGTCATACGGCGCAGCCCGGCGCTGGCTCGCGGGCTTTGGCGACTCTGGGTCTGCGCTGCCGCGCGCGTAGGTGTTTGCCTTAGAAATGCAGCGGGATTTAGTGAGTTTTCCTTTGTCCCCGTCTGTGCGGGTGAAGCTGGTGTCTGCAGGTTTCCAGACTGCTGAGGAACTCCTAGAGGTGAAACCTTCCGAGCTCAGCAAAGGTAACGACTCCGGACGCAAGCTGAGGCGCTCTGGCCGCCGTCTGTGCCGCATTCATCTCCGTTCTCCTGACTTAAGGCTTCAGATTCTGCTGCCGCCCACAGCCGCGTTTACAACGTGAAACAGCTGCTCCACTTAAGCGTGGGTTAGAAAACGATGGTCTTGAAAACTTTCACTAATTACTTTCTCTGCCAGTGCCTGCTGAAGGCTCTGAGGATTATCTCATCTATGCTCAAAGAACCGTCTTTCGTGGATTATGTCCAGTATATAGATGAAGGAACTGATATTTGGGGAAGTTAAGTAACTGAATTATGGGTGGGCTAGGAAGTTCTGGATCCAGTATTGGAATCCAGGCAGGCTAATTTTTGCTGTTCCAAAACCCAAGGGGCTGGGTTTAAATTTAAGGAACGCAGGATTCGCGATAGGCTTAGATAAATTAAGAGTGTAAAAGGGAGTAGAATCCCCAGAACCTGGAGAGAACAGTAGAAAAAAAGACATCGCTTCTCTTAATGCAATTCACTGAAAAACCCCAAACCTTACATGCCGGAACATTATAGATTATATGTTGGTGGGAGCCACTGCTTCCTGAGGCATACAAAAATGAAGCTGTCTGTGGTCACTCTCACTTGCGCACATTACACTACGGTATGCCATACTGTGTTATTAACATAGAAGAGAATTTTAAGTCATTGCCCTTAACAGTGGAAAATAAGGTTTCAACTCTCACTCAAGAACAAATGTTAGAGACCTAAGGTTAACTGTTTTAAGTCTTAAAACAAAGGCTGTATCCCCAAGTTCAAAGGGCTCGTCTTTAAACAAGTTGGTTTTACAAAAAATGAGAGaatctgaataataataatagttaacaatTATTGAGCATTTTGGATGGCCTTTTCTACCAAGGTTTTTACATGTATTGTTTCATTCTCGTTTTACAGAAGAGTCTGAGGCATAAAAAAGTAACTTGCCCATGCTTAGTGACTACAAAGTGGTGCAGGCAGGATTGACAAACCTAAGTAATCTGACTCCAGAGTTAGGGCTTTAAATTGAATGGGATTTTCATTTCCTCAGCACCATTGTTGTCTCCAGATTTATAGTTCATATCCTTACCAAGTCAAGCACTGATAGACCAAACTCATATTATCCTCACCGTTGTTTTCTCCATAGGCAGCTTGTTTTGTAATTTGCTTCTCAGGCCATATTGTCAGATAGTAATGTAATTATGTAGTTGAGGAAGCATAAGtgtattgtttaaaatatttgtgcaTCAAATAACTATTCTCATTAAATACTTTGGAGTGATCCATGAGTTTTTCATTCCAGTGTATTCATCAAAAGTTTCATTATGAGTAATAGAAGCAAATGTACTTCTTAAAGTTGCATCTTGTCTTAGGCAGTTAAAGAggccattttcattctttttcaaaaaacaatctGTATACTTTATGATTGCAAGTTAATTACAGTTTTGTAAGACCaaaagagatagtaaaaagaCCAAAGAATTAGTAAAaggatcaaaagaaaaaaaactacagtTTCATTTCTACCTCCTGAGATTCTCTTCTAGTTACTCAGAAATGCTCTAGAGGTTTAGGTTTCTGAATTCTGTTTCTGAGGTAATAGATAAATCTTAAGTATGTGAACACTAAGAAACCATAGGTTAATACCTTTATTAATGCCTTTATTAACTTGATAAATAGTTAATCGAATGTTACATTTTTATGTTGCGCTACTCTTGGCATCACTCttgttatttgaaaattaaaattaatgaacacaATCCAATAGCATATTAAACCATTTTAAATCTCTAAAatctggtgtttttgtttttgtttcttactttCAGAAGTTGGAATATCTAAAGAGGAAGCCTTAGAAACTCTGCAAATTATAAGAAGAGAATGTCTCACAAATAAAACGAGATATCCTGGTACAGCTGAGTCAGGCAAGAAGTATACAGCACTGGAACTTCTTGAGCAGGAGCATACCCAGAACTTCATAATTACCTTCTGTTCAGCATTAGATAATATTCTTGGGGGTGGAATACCCTTAACCAAAACAACAGAGATTTGTGGTGCACCAGGTGTTGGAAAAACACaattatggtaaaataaaatgttcccCTCTTAAGAGTAGGcttaataacattttatgtaaGTAGTATTGTGTTGTGGGTATACAGTTAGGAGACCAAAAAAGGCATGTATGTGTTcttaattttgtgtgtatgtgtacatcaAACAAATCAACTTACCCTTTGCCTTACTTCAGCACCCCATCTTGATAAATTGAtacaattattttgatattaaaaaatgtttcttttgcaaCAGTATAGTGTGGTCAGTAGGGTAAACAGGCAGTCTTCTACTTTATTATAGAAATAATTCCTGAGGAtacattttaaagtcaaaagTTTGAAATTAGATTTATGTATAATAAGAAAAGGTTCCATTCCAGAACCCTAAAAACCACTGAAAAGTCCTTAACCTTGGTTTTAGAGGTACACCCTCCCCCTAATCCAAGCATCAATTGATTCACATATGTTTGGATGCACGGAGAGTTAGCTATCTCTGTTGCTTTGGAGATTATATTTGTGCCTATAAAACATTTAGTGGTATCTAATGAGTGGTGATCTGGAGTTGGAAAAACACTGTCTTTGATGATCATGATAATGATTTGGTCATTTCACTTATTTTGATAGTATGCAGTTGGCAATAGATGTGCAGATACCAGAATGTTTTGGAGGAGTGGAAGGTGAAGCAGTTTTTATTGATACAGAGGGAAGTTTTATGGTTGATAGAGTGGTAGACCTTGCTACTGCCTGTATTCAGCATCTACAGCTTATAGCAGGAACACAGATGGCAGAAGGTAAGTTAGCAAGTGCACCTCCTTTTTCTGTATAGTAAaagtaatttgcatttctatctgTCTCAGCCTTAGCAGCAGACCATTTGGAATGTGAAGTTTGATGATTTGACAGTGTACTAGTCATACTACTCTCATACTTCTCTTACAAAATGAGAAATGCACAACCTGGACTggccttttcttccccttttaagGCCCTCACTTCTTACTGAAAGAGCTCTGGAGCGAGACCTTTGTGTATTTCGATGAATGACTTCAAAATCATTATGATCTGAGTTGCCAGGTGTAAGCTAATGTTGGACACCTTAATATAAGTAAATGTTGTCTCAATGCATTCAATGTATATTGACTTTCATACTTATTTTTCCAAAAACCAAGGATGGCTTTGAAAAAATCATGTCTAGAAATGTTTGGAACATTAGGCTGATTGACCTTATGTGGCTCTGAGTAGTATGTAATTGACTTCATGACTGTGTTTATTGTTAAAGTGTTGGgaagtttttgctttatttttcaggtgtacgatctttattcttttctccagaagtttttaaaaaagtataaggCTTATCATAACATGTTTGTATTccctttaaataaatataatcagctatatattttgattttcattggAGTATTTATTGTCCTTTTTAACTAGGAACCAATATACCTACTGAAAGTCCCTCAAACTACCCACGTCACAGGTGTAATTTGTAATAGTGTCTTAAGATCATATTGTAGATATTGTGGATGTAGCTTTGGAATAGAGAGTTTTTAATGATTGGTGTGTGATTAAGCTGTTATTTTTTGATTAAAATTGaacttctaaaatgtatatgtgtgttaggcaatgttttctgaaatttaatttcttgatattttaattttaaaacaagtgcattttaaaatgcaatgatttttaaatggtttctctctgaaatatgtacaaaatcaatctgattatttaaaaaaatccaacctAAGGAGggaatttaattttatatcattgTTCCTACATAAATATCAAAGTATACTATGGCATTTAAAGGAAGAATATgcttattttgaacatttttcctttttaattctttggagaaaaacaagaaagagaaattccATTATGTTACTTGTATTTAATGGAAGCTGataactagaaatatgaaaaggcAGGCATTAAAAATCTAGTTGTATACATGTATAAACTACTTCTAGGTAGCCCAGTATATAAGGAATCAGTGGGAAAGGTGAAAACAAGAGGTCAGAAGTTATGATAGTTTATAGTAATTTTGCTACAATTTTATcatctttcaattaaaaagagattTGTTATTCACAGTGAAACATTTTGCTGTTCAAAAGTATTGTTTTTCTACAATCACCAATATATCAAAACAGGTAAAGCTCGTTATTTTAAGATTGTTTAAGattgttttgttgtttatttcagaGCACCCAGAAGCTTTGCAGGATTTCACTCTTGAAAATATTCTTtcccatatttattattttcGTTGTCATGACTACACAGAGTTACTGGCACAAGTTTATCTCCTTCCAGACTTCCTTTCAGAACACCCAAAGGTATGGCTCGAACTACTGAAATGTGACTAAGCATCTTTGGACATGTT encodes the following:
- the RAD51C gene encoding DNA repair protein RAD51 homolog 3 isoform X2 — protein: MQRDLVSFPLSPSVRVKLVSAGFQTAEELLEVKPSELSKEVGISKEEALETLQIIRRECLTNKTRYPGTAESGKKYTALELLEQEHTQNFIITFCSALDNILGGGIPLTKTTEICGAPGVGKTQLCMQLAIDVQIPECFGGVEGEAVFIDTEGSFMVDRVVDLATACIQHLQLIAGTQMAEEHPEALQDFTLENILSHIYYFRCHDYTELLAQVYLLPDFLSEHPKVRLVIVDGIAFPFRHDLDDLSLRTRLLNGLAQQLISLANNHRLAVILTNQMTTKIDRNQALLVPALGESWGHAATIRLIFHWDQKQSLRDFEMLLLLLNVHCEQKVH
- the RAD51C gene encoding DNA repair protein RAD51 homolog 3 isoform X1 — encoded protein: MQRDLVSFPLSPSVRVKLVSAGFQTAEELLEVKPSELSKEVGISKEEALETLQIIRRECLTNKTRYPGTAESGKKYTALELLEQEHTQNFIITFCSALDNILGGGIPLTKTTEICGAPGVGKTQLCMQLAIDVQIPECFGGVEGEAVFIDTEGSFMVDRVVDLATACIQHLQLIAGTQMAEEHPEALQDFTLENILSHIYYFRCHDYTELLAQVYLLPDFLSEHPKVRLVIVDGIAFPFRHDLDDLSLRTRLLNGLAQQLISLANNHRLAVILTNQMTTKIDRNQALLVPALGESWGHAATIRLIFHWDQKQRLATLYKSPSQKESTVLFQITPQGFRDAVVATECSLRTEGSLNSRKRSRDSEEEQKSKD